In a single window of the Panthera leo isolate Ple1 chromosome A1, P.leo_Ple1_pat1.1, whole genome shotgun sequence genome:
- the LOC122198360 gene encoding THUMP domain-containing protein 1-like, translating to MVAPVQQPPQSSGGKRKGKARYVQAKRARRCDGGGPPQLEPGLQGILITCDTNERKCVEEAYSLLNEYGDDVYGPEKFTDKDQQPSGSEGEDDDVEAALKKEASDIKASTEMKLRRFQSVESGANNVVFIRTLGIEPEKLVHHILQDKYKTKKKKTRVILRMLPISGTCKAFLEDMKKYAETFLEPWFKAPNKGTFQIVYKSRNNIHMNREEVIKELAGIVGSLNSENKVDLTNPQYTVVVEIIKAVCCLKKKKNNLWNIYAMEYYSSVKKEWTKRRRISSALC from the exons ATGGTGGCCCCCGTCCAGCAGCCTCCTCAGTCTAGCGGTGGAAAGCGCAAAGGGAAAGCTCGGTATGTGCAGGCCAAGCGGGCGCGGCGCTGTGACGGCGGTGGGCCACCGCAGCTGGAACCTGGGCTACAGGGCATTCTCATTACCTGCGACACGAACGAGCGCAAGTGCGTGGAGGAGGCCTACAGTCTGCTCAACGAATACGGCGACGACGTGTACGGGCCGGAAAAGTTTACAGACAAAGATCAGCAGCCCTCTGGAAGTGAGGGAGAAGATGATGATGTGGAGGCTGCCTTGAAGAAAGAAGCATC TGACATTAAAGCATCTACGGAGATGAAGCTAAGAAGATTCCAATCAGTGGAGAGTGGAGCAAATAACGTAGTCTTCATCAGGACACTTGGGATAGAACCTGAGAAATTGGTACATCATATTCTTCAGGATAAGTATAAAACCAAGAAGAAGAAGACTCGGGTTATTCTACGAATGTTACCTATTTCGGGCACATGCAAGGCTTTCTtagaagacatgaaaaaatatgCAGAAACATTTTTGGAACCCTGGTTTAAAGCTCCAAACAAAGGGACATTTCAGATTGTATATAAATCTCGAAATAACATCCACATGAATAGAGAAGAAGTTATCAAAGAATTGGCAGGAATAGTAGGCAGCCTCAATTCGGAAAATAAAGTGGATCTTACCAATCCACAGTACACAGTGGTAGTAGAAATCATTAAAGCTGTCtgttgcctgaaaaaaaaaaaaaacaatctatggAACatctatgcaatggaatattactcatcagTAAAAAAAGAGTGGACTAAACGCCGACGAATTTCAAgcgcattatgctga